From a region of the Alnus glutinosa chromosome 1, dhAlnGlut1.1, whole genome shotgun sequence genome:
- the LOC133858816 gene encoding signal recognition particle 14 kDa protein, giving the protein MVLLQLDPFLNELTSMFEHSNEKGSVWVTLKRSSLKSKVHRNKMATAGETIEYRCLIRATDGKKTISTSVGAKDHQRFQASYATILKAHMTALKKRERKDKKKAAEGDKKEGAAKKPKRV; this is encoded by the exons ATG gttCTTTTACAGCTAGACCCGTTTCTTAATGAACTCACTAGCATGTTTGAGCACAGCAACGAGAAAGGTTCTGTTTGGGTTACTCTTAAGCGAT CATCTTTAAAGTCTAAGGTGCATAGGAATAAAATGGCGACTGCAGGTGAAACAATCGAGTATAGATGCCTTATCCGTGCTACTGATGGGAAAAAGACGATTTCTACTTCG GTTGGAGCAAAGGATCATCAGCGCTTTCAAGCTTCTTATGCAACTATCCTCAAGGCCCACATGACAGCTCTaaagaaaagggagagaaagGATAAGAAAAAGGCTGCAGAGGGTGATAAGAAAGAAGGGGCTGCGAAGAAGCCCAAGAGGGTGTAA